A section of the Metabacillus endolithicus genome encodes:
- a CDS encoding carbohydrate ABC transporter permease: MKSNKGSKWLVNLVLAVICLIWLIPTAGLFISSFRPAADILDSGWWTVFPHRDWVTEDQLTLDPDTDLSKPIAVEGKTYTNDELASGVVLDDKRIIWENKRKRLLNVQTKQWTMNADFTLENYQTVLGGKQYVITLPGGGTKTEKGSNLTQSFINTFTVSIPATIIPLLIATFAAYSFAWLKFRGSRAMFVVVIALLVVPLQVALIPILKDYTNIGLNGSYLGIWLAHTTFGLPLTTYFLYNYISQLPRDIFESAFIDGASNFTIFTKLILPLSVPALASIGIFQFLWVWNDYLVALVFLGSQPDVQVLSMRIADMVGSRGDDWHLLTAAAFVSMIMPLTVFFLLQRFFVRGLLGGSVKG; encoded by the coding sequence ATGAAATCAAACAAAGGGTCAAAGTGGCTCGTCAATTTAGTGTTAGCCGTCATTTGTCTGATTTGGCTGATTCCAACGGCGGGACTATTTATTTCCTCTTTTAGACCAGCGGCCGATATATTAGATTCAGGATGGTGGACTGTATTTCCTCATAGAGACTGGGTAACAGAGGATCAACTCACACTTGATCCTGATACAGATTTGAGCAAGCCGATTGCAGTAGAAGGTAAAACCTATACAAATGATGAGCTAGCTAGTGGTGTTGTTTTAGATGATAAAAGGATTATTTGGGAAAACAAACGTAAAAGACTTCTTAATGTTCAAACGAAACAATGGACAATGAATGCAGATTTTACGTTAGAGAATTATCAAACGGTTCTTGGCGGTAAGCAGTATGTGATCACCCTTCCCGGTGGTGGAACAAAAACAGAAAAAGGAAGTAATTTAACACAGTCATTTATTAATACATTTACGGTTTCCATTCCAGCTACCATTATCCCGCTGTTAATAGCTACCTTTGCTGCGTATTCCTTTGCGTGGCTGAAATTTAGAGGCAGCAGAGCGATGTTTGTTGTTGTCATTGCGTTGCTTGTTGTTCCATTGCAGGTTGCGCTCATTCCTATATTGAAGGATTATACAAATATCGGTTTAAATGGTAGTTATTTAGGAATATGGCTTGCACACACCACATTTGGATTACCTTTAACAACTTACTTTCTTTATAACTATATTAGTCAGTTGCCAAGGGATATTTTTGAGTCAGCCTTTATAGATGGTGCGAGTAATTTTACGATTTTCACAAAATTGATTCTTCCATTATCTGTTCCTGCTTTAGCATCGATCGGAATCTTTCAGTTCTTGTGGGTATGGAATGATTATTTAGTTGCATTGGTGTTCTTAGGAAGTCAGCCAGATGTTCAAGTGCTCTCAATGAGAATTGCAGACATGGTCGGATCACGTGGAGACGATTGGCACTTACTAACAGCAGCAGCCTTTGTTTCAATGATCATGCCGCTTACAGTTTTCTTCTTATTACAACGTTTCTTTGTAAGAGGCTTATTAGGTGGATCTGTAAAAGGATAA
- a CDS encoding PrkA family serine protein kinase — protein sequence MDILKKIEKYREDEQRLKWEGTFVEYLEIVKEKPWVAQSAHSRVYNMIKDAGIEEVDGKRTYKFFDHQLYGLEDALERLVEEYFHPAAKRLDVRKRILLLMGPVSGGKSTLVTMLKRGLEAYSLTDRGAVYAIKGCPMHEDPLHLIPHHLREDFYDEYGIRIEGNLSPLNVMRLEQEYGGRIEDVRVERVFLSEDKRTGIGTFSPSDPKSQDIADLTGSIDFSTIAEYGSESDPRAYRFDGELNKANRGMMEFQEMLKCDEKFLWHLLSLTQEGNFKAGRFALISADELIVAHTNETEYRSFISNKKNEALHSRIIVMPVPYNLKVTEEERIYEKMISESDVSDVHIAPHTLKVAAMFTILTRLKEPKRGDIDLVKKMRLYDGESVEGFNSVDVNELRKEYNDEGMSGIDPRYVINRISSTIIRKEVPSINALDVLRALKEGLDQHASISNEDREKYLNFISVARQLYDDMAKKEVQKAFVYSYEESAKTLMDNYLDNVEAYCNKNKLRDPLTGEEMNPDEKLMRSIEEQIGISENAKKAFREEILIRISAYARKGKRFDYNSHERLREAIQKKLFADLKDVVKITTSSKTPDEQQLKKINEVVARLIDEHGYNSTSANELLRYVGSLLNR from the coding sequence ATGGATATCTTAAAAAAGATTGAAAAGTACAGGGAAGATGAGCAGCGCTTAAAGTGGGAAGGAACCTTCGTAGAATATTTGGAGATTGTCAAAGAGAAACCATGGGTTGCCCAATCAGCACATTCCAGGGTTTACAATATGATTAAAGATGCTGGGATAGAAGAAGTGGATGGAAAAAGAACGTATAAGTTTTTTGATCACCAACTATATGGATTAGAAGACGCGCTTGAACGTCTTGTTGAGGAATATTTCCATCCTGCTGCTAAGCGCTTAGATGTTAGAAAACGGATTTTATTATTAATGGGACCTGTAAGTGGAGGTAAATCAACTCTTGTCACAATGCTGAAAAGAGGATTAGAAGCCTATTCTTTAACAGATCGTGGTGCAGTTTACGCAATTAAAGGATGTCCGATGCACGAGGACCCTCTTCACCTTATCCCGCACCATCTACGAGAAGATTTTTATGATGAATATGGTATTCGTATTGAAGGCAACTTGTCTCCATTAAATGTGATGAGGCTAGAGCAAGAATATGGTGGTCGAATTGAGGACGTAAGAGTTGAACGTGTCTTCTTATCTGAGGATAAACGTACTGGTATTGGTACATTTAGTCCTTCCGATCCAAAATCACAGGATATTGCAGATCTAACAGGTAGCATTGACTTCTCTACAATTGCTGAATATGGTTCTGAATCAGATCCACGTGCCTACCGTTTTGATGGAGAATTGAACAAAGCAAACCGTGGTATGATGGAGTTCCAAGAGATGCTAAAATGTGATGAGAAATTTTTATGGCATTTGCTATCGTTAACACAAGAAGGTAATTTTAAAGCTGGACGATTTGCCTTAATAAGCGCTGATGAGCTCATAGTTGCTCACACGAACGAAACGGAATACCGCTCCTTTATTTCAAACAAAAAGAACGAAGCCCTTCACTCACGAATTATTGTCATGCCTGTTCCGTATAACTTAAAGGTTACAGAAGAAGAGAGAATTTATGAAAAAATGATCTCTGAAAGTGATGTATCTGATGTTCACATTGCCCCACATACATTAAAGGTTGCTGCTATGTTTACCATTTTAACTCGCCTAAAAGAACCAAAACGCGGAGATATTGATTTAGTTAAAAAGATGAGATTATATGATGGAGAAAGTGTTGAAGGCTTTAACTCTGTTGATGTTAATGAACTAAGAAAGGAATATAACGATGAGGGTATGTCCGGTATTGACCCGCGTTATGTGATCAATAGAATTTCATCTACGATTATTCGAAAAGAAGTGCCATCCATTAACGCTTTAGATGTATTAAGAGCGTTAAAAGAAGGTCTTGACCAACATGCTTCTATTTCAAATGAAGATCGTGAAAAATATTTAAACTTCATCTCTGTTGCTCGCCAGCTATATGACGACATGGCGAAAAAAGAAGTTCAAAAAGCATTTGTATATTCATATGAGGAATCAGCTAAAACCCTTATGGATAACTACCTAGACAATGTGGAGGCATACTGTAATAAAAACAAGCTTCGTGATCCATTGACAGGTGAAGAAATGAACCCAGATGAAAAACTTATGCGCTCAATTGAAGAGCAGATTGGTATTTCTGAAAACGCGAAAAAAGCCTTCCGTGAAGAGATTCTTATCCGCATTTCAGCTTATGCACGTAAAGGGAAGCGTTTTGATTATAATTCACACGAACGGTTACGTGAAGCTATTCAAAAGAAACTTTTTGCTGACTTAAAAGATGTGGTGAAAATTACGACTTCATCCAAAACACCTGATGAGCAGCAGCTTAAGAAAATTAATGAAGTGGTGGCACGTCTTATTGATGAACACGGCTATAACTCAACTTCTGCGAATGAATTATTACGTTATGTAGGAAGCTTATTAAACAGATAA
- a CDS encoding hemolysin family protein encodes MSLEIFILAVLIILNAFFAASEIALISLNDNKVKLMAENGHKKAIMLDNLLSEPSRFLATIQIGITLAGFLASAFAAESFAGRLAKALHDIGVPVSERLLGTISVIVITLLLSYFTLVLGELVPKRLALQKAEAISMFAVLPLTILSKVSSPFVKLLTASTNFIVRLFGVDPDADDENVTEEEIRMMVDVGKERGTIQEAEKVMINNIFEFDNKSVSEIMTHRTNIVAIPLHFTLKETVRLVNEEKYTRFPVFEENIDHIVGILHSKDLIQFVENCDEDSFKMKELLRAPYFILESKPIDDLFKEMQMNNIHMAIAIDEYGGTDGVVTIEDVIEEIVGNIFDEYDEIGLDYEEIIKLEDHVYLIPGTTNLYVVEDLLDIEISNEDFDTISGFVIGQLGYIPDENEKPQVEYNNILFAVEEMHDKRIQKVRVTSLENKELEEE; translated from the coding sequence ATATCTTTGGAAATATTTATTTTAGCAGTTCTTATTATTTTGAACGCTTTTTTTGCAGCTAGTGAGATTGCCTTAATTTCACTAAATGATAATAAAGTAAAGCTAATGGCAGAGAACGGTCATAAAAAAGCTATAATGTTGGATAACTTATTGTCTGAACCTAGCAGGTTTTTAGCTACGATTCAAATTGGAATAACACTCGCTGGATTTTTAGCAAGTGCCTTTGCAGCGGAAAGCTTTGCAGGAAGACTTGCAAAAGCATTACATGATATAGGAGTGCCAGTGTCAGAAAGATTATTGGGTACTATATCTGTAATTGTTATTACACTTTTATTATCATACTTTACATTAGTTTTAGGTGAACTGGTTCCTAAACGACTTGCTCTTCAAAAGGCTGAAGCTATTTCCATGTTTGCTGTTTTGCCTTTAACCATCTTATCAAAGGTCTCATCACCTTTTGTGAAGTTGCTAACTGCCTCAACTAATTTCATTGTCCGACTATTTGGTGTTGATCCAGATGCAGATGATGAAAATGTAACGGAAGAGGAAATCCGAATGATGGTTGATGTTGGCAAGGAAAGAGGAACTATTCAAGAAGCTGAAAAAGTTATGATAAACAATATTTTTGAATTTGATAACAAATCTGTTTCTGAAATTATGACACATCGAACAAACATTGTTGCGATTCCTCTTCATTTTACACTTAAAGAAACTGTTCGATTAGTGAATGAAGAAAAATACACGCGATTTCCAGTGTTTGAAGAAAACATTGATCATATTGTCGGAATACTCCATTCAAAGGATCTCATTCAATTTGTTGAAAATTGTGATGAAGATTCATTCAAAATGAAGGAATTACTACGTGCTCCTTACTTTATCCTGGAATCAAAGCCAATCGATGATTTATTTAAAGAGATGCAAATGAATAATATTCATATGGCGATTGCAATTGATGAATATGGTGGAACAGATGGGGTTGTAACAATAGAAGATGTAATAGAGGAGATTGTAGGAAATATCTTTGATGAATATGATGAAATAGGGCTGGATTATGAAGAAATTATTAAGCTTGAAGATCATGTTTACTTAATTCCAGGAACAACAAACCTCTATGTTGTTGAGGATCTTCTGGATATTGAAATTTCAAATGAAGACTTTGACACAATAAGTGGATTTGTCATAGGTCAGCTCGGGTATATACCTGATGAAAATGAAAAGCCTCAAGTCGAATATAACAATATATTGTTTGCAGTCGAAGAAATGCATGATAAGCGCATCCAAAAGGTAAGGGTCACTTCTTTAGAAAATAAAGAACTGGAAGAGGAATAA
- a CDS encoding carbohydrate ABC transporter permease gives MEKQTSPSVAKLVLLTIAVFAGNLLIHYGIFLFLRDTEMPALLYAILAIIWGVFGVYTIYYTLNWVVEQYPVKQRRIVQPYVFVGPAVLLLGWLMFIPTLRTLYLSFFGPNSDSFVGLSNYLAVFTDRLLLTALRNNLLWVLFGATLCIVLGLLIAVLADRSSYEKIAKAIIFMPMAISMVAAGVIWKFIYYYQPGDQQIGLLNAIVVAIGGEPQAWTSMNQPGTICS, from the coding sequence ATGGAAAAACAAACATCACCTTCAGTAGCAAAGCTTGTTTTATTAACAATTGCTGTATTTGCAGGGAACTTACTCATTCATTATGGTATATTTCTTTTTCTACGTGATACAGAGATGCCGGCCCTGCTTTATGCAATCTTGGCTATCATTTGGGGAGTATTCGGAGTTTATACCATTTATTACACACTTAACTGGGTTGTTGAACAATATCCTGTGAAACAAAGGCGTATTGTCCAGCCGTATGTATTCGTTGGTCCTGCCGTTCTTTTGTTAGGATGGCTGATGTTTATACCAACTCTTCGTACATTATATTTAAGTTTTTTTGGCCCAAACTCAGACAGTTTCGTAGGCTTATCAAATTATTTGGCGGTGTTTACGGACCGTCTTTTGTTAACAGCCTTGCGTAATAATTTGTTGTGGGTCCTATTTGGGGCAACACTTTGTATCGTGTTAGGGTTATTGATTGCTGTTTTAGCTGATAGAAGCAGCTATGAAAAAATTGCGAAGGCTATTATTTTCATGCCAATGGCTATATCGATGGTAGCTGCTGGAGTAATATGGAAATTTATTTACTATTACCAGCCAGGAGATCAGCAAATAGGTTTGTTAAACGCGATTGTTGTGGCGATTGGTGGAGAACCTCAAGCGTGGACAAGTATGAATCAGCCTGGAACAATATGTTCTTAA
- a CDS encoding carbohydrate ABC transporter permease has protein sequence MDKYESAWNNMFLIVILIWMQTGFAMVLFSAALKGIPNELLEAARVDGATEVTIFFKIIIPYISGTILTVSTTIIVFTLKIFDIIMVMTGGQYETDVVATQFYRQFFMYRNFGYGSTLAIVLLITVIPVIIINLKQFRRQGGF, from the coding sequence GTGGACAAGTATGAATCAGCCTGGAACAATATGTTCTTAATTGTAATTTTAATTTGGATGCAAACTGGCTTTGCAATGGTTCTATTTTCAGCAGCGTTGAAGGGAATTCCAAATGAGTTACTTGAGGCTGCACGTGTGGATGGAGCAACAGAGGTTACAATCTTTTTCAAAATTATTATTCCATACATTTCAGGTACGATCTTAACTGTTTCAACAACTATTATTGTGTTTACATTAAAAATCTTCGATATCATCATGGTTATGACAGGTGGCCAATATGAAACAGATGTAGTTGCCACACAGTTTTACCGCCAATTCTTTATGTACAGAAACTTTGGATATGGCTCAACGTTAGCGATTGTTTTATTGATTACAGTCATTCCAGTTATCATCATCAATCTAAAACAATTTCGCAGGCAGGGGGGATTTTAG
- a CDS encoding ABC transporter substrate-binding protein: MVTSIKKKLFTLTSVFVVFASILSGCNTAEEAPKDTAENGGGGDATEGEGTYLERAYAGEFDGTKVSMFGPFTDADQVKFEDSIKEFEEKTGIDIQYEGSKEFEATISIRVEGGNPPDIADFPQPGLLSTFAKQGNVIDVSTFMDQEKLKENYNQSWLDMATMEGPEGDVMAGIWNRSNVKSLVWYPKAEFEAAGYEVPETWDEMIALSEQIVKDGDNPWAIGIESGAATGWVATDWMEDIMLRTTSPENYDKWVNGELPFSSPEVKNAAEKMSEIWLNDDFVYGGRKSIVTTNFGDAPKPMFDEPPKTWLHRQGSFITSFFPEGTVAGEDYDWFYLPPIDEQYGKPVLVAGDIYAMFNDRDEVRAVMEFFTTGESIKSWIQSGGVVAPMNDADPEWYTTDVERRMAELIQEADTLRFDGSDLMPGAVGAGSFWKGMTDYISGTVELDQALKEIDAGWPK, encoded by the coding sequence TTGGTAACATCAATTAAGAAAAAGCTGTTTACATTAACCAGCGTATTTGTTGTTTTTGCATCTATACTATCTGGTTGTAATACAGCTGAAGAAGCACCGAAAGATACTGCAGAGAACGGTGGCGGTGGAGATGCAACGGAAGGTGAAGGTACTTATTTAGAAAGAGCATATGCAGGTGAATTTGATGGAACTAAGGTTTCAATGTTTGGTCCTTTCACAGATGCAGACCAAGTAAAATTTGAAGATAGCATTAAAGAGTTTGAAGAAAAAACAGGAATTGATATTCAATATGAAGGATCAAAAGAGTTTGAAGCTACAATCTCAATTCGTGTAGAAGGCGGAAATCCACCAGATATTGCTGACTTCCCTCAGCCTGGACTATTATCTACATTTGCTAAGCAAGGTAATGTAATTGATGTTTCAACATTTATGGATCAAGAAAAATTAAAAGAAAATTACAATCAAAGCTGGCTCGATATGGCAACAATGGAAGGTCCAGAGGGCGATGTTATGGCTGGAATCTGGAATCGTAGTAATGTGAAAAGCTTAGTATGGTATCCAAAGGCAGAGTTCGAAGCAGCAGGATATGAGGTACCTGAGACCTGGGATGAAATGATCGCGTTGTCAGAGCAAATTGTGAAAGATGGCGATAATCCTTGGGCAATTGGTATTGAAAGTGGAGCAGCAACAGGTTGGGTGGCAACTGACTGGATGGAGGATATTATGCTTCGTACAACATCACCTGAAAACTATGATAAATGGGTCAATGGTGAGCTTCCATTCTCTTCTCCTGAAGTAAAAAATGCGGCTGAAAAAATGTCTGAAATTTGGTTAAATGATGATTTTGTTTATGGTGGAAGAAAATCAATTGTGACAACAAACTTTGGGGATGCTCCAAAGCCAATGTTTGATGAACCACCTAAAACATGGTTACACAGACAAGGAAGCTTTATCACGAGCTTCTTCCCAGAAGGTACAGTAGCGGGTGAGGATTACGATTGGTTCTACTTACCTCCTATTGACGAGCAATATGGTAAGCCTGTTCTTGTTGCTGGTGATATTTATGCAATGTTTAATGATCGTGATGAAGTTCGTGCAGTCATGGAATTCTTTACAACAGGTGAGTCAATTAAATCATGGATTCAATCAGGTGGAGTTGTAGCACCTATGAATGATGCTGACCCTGAATGGTATACAACTGATGTTGAGCGTCGAATGGCAGAATTAATTCAAGAAGCAGATACTCTTCGTTTTGATGGATCGGATTTAATGCCAGGAGCAGTTGGCGCAGGAAGCTTCTGGAAAGGAATGACAGATTACATTAGTGGTACGGTGGAACTTGATCAAGCACTTAAAGAAATAGATGCAGGTTGGCCGAAATAA
- the yhbH gene encoding sporulation protein YhbH, which translates to MSNQDQNFVISQEDWTLHRKGHDDQTRHQEKVQEAIRNNLPDLITEESIVMSNGKDVVKIPIRSLDEYKIRYNYDKNKHVGQGDGESQVGDVVARDGSQADAKGPGKGQGAGDQAGEDYYEAEVSILELEAALFKELELPNLKQKERDDIVIENIEFNDIRRTGLMGNVDKKRTMLSAYKRNAMAGKSKFHPIYPEDLKFKTWNEVVKPESKAVVIAMMDTSGSMGLWEKYMARSFFFWMTRFLRTKYEKVDIEFIAHHTEAKVVSEEDFFSKGESGGTICSSAYRKALEIIEEKYQPARYNIYPFHFSDGDNLTSDNARCVKLVGELMKVSNIFGYGEVNQYNRHSTLMSAYKNINDEKFRYYILKQKADVFQAMKGFFRKDEDKVCITTLPQ; encoded by the coding sequence ATGTCTAATCAAGATCAGAATTTTGTTATTTCACAAGAAGATTGGACCCTCCATCGCAAAGGCCATGATGATCAAACACGCCATCAAGAGAAAGTACAGGAAGCTATTCGTAATAATCTTCCAGATCTTATCACAGAAGAAAGCATTGTAATGTCCAATGGGAAAGATGTAGTGAAGATTCCAATTCGTTCTCTGGACGAATACAAAATTCGGTATAACTATGATAAGAATAAGCATGTTGGCCAAGGCGATGGAGAGAGTCAGGTCGGTGATGTTGTAGCAAGAGATGGATCACAAGCAGATGCTAAGGGTCCCGGCAAGGGTCAGGGGGCCGGAGATCAAGCAGGAGAAGATTATTATGAGGCTGAAGTATCTATTTTAGAGTTAGAAGCAGCATTATTTAAAGAATTAGAGCTTCCGAATTTAAAACAAAAAGAACGTGATGATATTGTGATTGAAAACATTGAGTTTAATGATATAAGAAGAACAGGCTTAATGGGAAATGTTGATAAGAAAAGAACCATGTTATCTGCATATAAACGTAATGCTATGGCGGGGAAATCAAAATTTCACCCAATTTATCCAGAAGATTTAAAGTTTAAGACTTGGAATGAAGTTGTAAAGCCTGAATCAAAGGCTGTTGTCATTGCGATGATGGATACGAGTGGTTCAATGGGCCTTTGGGAAAAATATATGGCTAGAAGCTTTTTCTTTTGGATGACAAGATTTCTTAGAACAAAGTATGAGAAAGTAGATATCGAATTTATTGCCCATCATACCGAAGCAAAGGTTGTTTCAGAGGAAGATTTCTTCTCGAAAGGGGAAAGCGGGGGAACGATTTGTTCATCTGCATATCGTAAAGCTCTTGAAATCATAGAAGAAAAATACCAACCAGCAAGATATAATATCTATCCTTTCCACTTTTCAGATGGTGATAATTTAACATCAGATAATGCCAGATGCGTTAAGTTAGTAGGAGAGCTTATGAAGGTTTCCAATATCTTTGGCTATGGAGAAGTTAATCAGTATAATCGTCATTCAACCCTAATGTCCGCATATAAGAATATCAATGATGAGAAGTTCCGCTATTATATCCTCAAACAAAAAGCAGATGTTTTCCAAGCAATGAAGGGTTTCTTCAGAAAAGATGAAGATAAAGTATGCATAACAACCTTGCCCCAATAA
- the trmL gene encoding tRNA (uridine(34)/cytosine(34)/5-carboxymethylaminomethyluridine(34)-2'-O)-methyltransferase TrmL → MKKLALHVVLYQPEIPANTGNIARSCAATNTTLHLIRPLGFSTDDKMLKRAGLDYWEFVNVVYHDSLDELFETYKSGEFFFLTKFGQQPHTTFDYSDLNKDYFFVFGRETTGLPKDLIQSNMDKCLRLPMTEHVRSLNLSNTAAILIYEALRQQNYPGLMLDFHN, encoded by the coding sequence GTGAAAAAATTGGCTTTACATGTTGTACTATATCAACCAGAGATTCCTGCAAATACAGGGAATATTGCACGTTCATGTGCAGCGACCAACACAACTCTACATTTAATTCGTCCATTAGGATTTTCTACAGATGATAAAATGCTGAAAAGAGCTGGTCTGGATTATTGGGAGTTTGTAAATGTTGTCTATCATGACTCTCTTGATGAATTATTTGAAACATATAAATCAGGAGAATTTTTCTTTTTAACAAAATTTGGCCAGCAGCCGCATACTACGTTTGATTACAGTGATCTTAACAAAGACTATTTCTTCGTTTTTGGTCGTGAAACAACGGGCTTGCCAAAGGATTTAATTCAATCCAATATGGATAAATGCTTACGTCTGCCAATGACAGAGCATGTGCGTTCATTAAATTTATCTAACACTGCAGCTATTCTTATTTATGAAGCATTAAGACAGCAGAATTATCCTGGTCTAATGTTGGACTTTCATAACTAA
- a CDS encoding B3/B4 domain-containing protein: MEITVQGQLNQLNKDFKIGIVEYQDIHVGDSPQMLKGRLQLFQESLYFDYVDKKVTDIQAIQEWRQLFKTIGTDPNRYRPSSEALYRRVQKQQYLQPFNSAVDLNNFLSLQYQIPLGIYDQDKLTGDVKIKIGSEEDIYLAINEREVSFHNKLVSEDHQGPFGSPYVDSKRTAVTSNTTEALHIVYLNPSLSEEKSLELLQALSSMFTQIHGGDATYKIIK; the protein is encoded by the coding sequence ATGGAAATTACCGTTCAAGGTCAGCTTAACCAACTTAACAAAGACTTTAAAATTGGTATTGTGGAATATCAGGATATTCATGTTGGTGATTCTCCTCAAATGCTTAAAGGAAGATTACAGCTTTTCCAAGAATCGCTTTATTTTGATTATGTTGATAAGAAAGTAACAGATATCCAAGCCATCCAAGAATGGCGACAACTATTTAAAACAATAGGAACAGACCCTAACCGATACCGCCCTTCAAGTGAAGCATTATATCGACGAGTTCAGAAACAGCAATATCTTCAACCCTTCAACTCTGCAGTAGACTTAAATAACTTTCTATCTCTGCAATATCAAATTCCCCTAGGGATTTATGATCAAGATAAGCTTACTGGGGATGTTAAAATCAAGATAGGTAGTGAAGAGGATATCTATCTTGCCATCAATGAACGTGAAGTTTCTTTTCATAACAAATTAGTTTCAGAGGATCATCAGGGTCCATTTGGCAGTCCTTATGTTGATTCAAAGAGAACCGCTGTAACATCTAACACAACAGAAGCTCTACATATTGTTTATTTAAACCCGTCTCTTTCTGAAGAAAAATCTTTAGAACTGTTACAAGCATTATCAAGTATGTTTACACAAATACATGGCGGAGACGCAACATATAAGATCATCAAGTAG
- the queG gene encoding tRNA epoxyqueuosine(34) reductase QueG, translating into MNIEEFKREVIEYSKTIGIDKIGFTSANMFEELKQRLITQKELGYQSGFEESDIEKRVAPIKLLPKASSIISIALAYPSKMKNAPKSTKEERRGIFCRASWGQDYHDVLRDRLNKLEMFLKEKVPDIQVKSMVDTGELSDRAVAERAGIGWSGKNCSVITHEFGSYVYLGEMITNFPFQPDTPMEDQCGSCTKCLDVCPTGALVQGGQLDSSKCIAFLTQTKGFLPEEYRTKIGNRIYGCDTCQTVCPVNKGKDFHLHPEMEPDPEIAKPKLKPILTISNRDFKEKFGHISGSWRGKKPLQRNAILALAHFKDTTAIDDLIKVMHEDSRPVIRGTAAWAIGKIGEVSAAHELQKAYEKEEDSQVKEEITKGLSFLLTKK; encoded by the coding sequence ATGAATATTGAAGAATTTAAGAGGGAAGTTATTGAATACAGTAAAACAATTGGCATCGATAAGATTGGATTTACAAGCGCGAATATGTTTGAAGAGCTAAAGCAAAGGTTGATTACACAAAAGGAGCTTGGCTATCAATCTGGCTTTGAGGAGTCAGATATTGAGAAACGTGTTGCACCTATTAAGCTTTTGCCCAAGGCAAGTTCAATCATTTCCATTGCTCTTGCTTATCCTTCAAAAATGAAAAATGCTCCCAAAAGTACAAAAGAAGAAAGACGTGGTATTTTTTGTCGTGCCTCCTGGGGACAGGATTACCATGATGTGTTGCGTGACAGGTTAAATAAATTAGAAATGTTTTTAAAAGAAAAAGTACCTGATATTCAAGTGAAATCGATGGTTGATACAGGTGAGCTTTCCGATCGTGCAGTTGCGGAACGGGCAGGTATTGGATGGAGTGGGAAAAACTGCTCTGTTATCACGCATGAGTTTGGTTCTTACGTTTATTTAGGTGAAATGATTACAAACTTTCCATTTCAACCAGATACTCCAATGGAAGATCAATGTGGTTCATGTACAAAATGCCTCGACGTTTGTCCAACAGGTGCTTTAGTACAAGGTGGTCAGCTTGATTCATCTAAATGTATTGCTTTTTTAACACAAACAAAAGGTTTTCTGCCTGAAGAATACCGTACGAAAATTGGAAATCGCATTTATGGTTGTGATACGTGTCAAACAGTCTGTCCTGTTAATAAAGGAAAAGACTTTCACCTTCATCCAGAAATGGAGCCGGATCCTGAAATCGCAAAACCAAAATTAAAGCCGATATTAACAATAAGTAATCGAGACTTCAAAGAAAAATTTGGACATATATCTGGTTCATGGAGAGGCAAAAAGCCTCTTCAAAGAAATGCGATCCTGGCGCTTGCGCATTTTAAAGATACAACCGCGATAGATGATTTAATTAAAGTGATGCACGAAGACTCAAGGCCTGTGATTAGAGGTACTGCAGCATGGGCAATAGGAAAAATTGGGGAAGTTTCAGCAGCACACGAGCTACAAAAAGCATATGAAAAAGAAGAAGATTCACAAGTGAAAGAAGAAATCACGAAGGGCTTGTCCTTTCTTCTTACAAAAAAATAA